A window of Pantoea agglomerans contains these coding sequences:
- the sfsA gene encoding DNA/RNA nuclease SfsA: protein MLFSPPLKPARLITRYKRFLADVVTPEGETLTIHCANTGAMTGCATPGDRVWYSTSDSLTRKYPHSWELTETQQGHWICVNTLRANQLVKEALLAAALPELAGYERCQAEVKYGAEKSRIDFLLQAGGRRNCYIEVKSVTLLHQGKGYFPDAVTVRGQKHLRELSAVAAAGHRAVLLFAVLHSGIEDVSPARHIDARYADQLVQAQQDGVEILAYRADLSPAGLFLKKPVSVTL from the coding sequence ATGCTGTTTTCACCGCCGTTAAAGCCCGCCCGACTGATTACCCGCTATAAGCGTTTTCTCGCCGACGTGGTGACGCCGGAAGGGGAAACCCTGACGATTCACTGCGCCAACACCGGCGCCATGACCGGCTGTGCCACGCCGGGAGACAGAGTGTGGTACTCCACCTCCGACAGCCTGACGCGCAAATACCCGCACAGCTGGGAGCTGACCGAAACGCAGCAGGGCCACTGGATCTGCGTTAATACGCTGCGCGCCAACCAGCTGGTAAAAGAGGCGCTGCTCGCCGCAGCGCTACCGGAATTAGCGGGATACGAACGCTGCCAGGCTGAAGTAAAGTACGGCGCGGAAAAGAGCCGAATCGACTTTCTGCTTCAGGCAGGCGGCAGGCGCAACTGCTATATTGAAGTCAAGTCCGTGACCCTTTTACATCAAGGAAAAGGCTATTTTCCGGATGCGGTGACGGTTCGAGGCCAGAAGCATCTGCGCGAGCTAAGCGCCGTCGCGGCTGCCGGCCATCGGGCTGTTTTGTTGTTTGCGGTTCTGCACTCGGGGATTGAGGACGTCTCCCCCGCGCGTCACATCGATGCACGTTACGCAGACCAACTGGTCCAGGCGCAGCAGGATGGCGTAGAGATTTTGGCATATCGCGCGGATTTATCACCGGCAGGCCTGTTTCTGAAAAAACCGGTTTCCGTAACCTTGTAA
- the dksA gene encoding RNA polymerase-binding protein DksA, which yields MQEGQNRKTSSLSILAIAGVEPYQEKPGEEYMNEAQLQHFRKILEAWRNQLRDEVDRTVSHMQDEAANFPDPVDRAAQEEEFSLELRNRDRERKLIKKIEKTLKKVEDDDFGYCESCGVEIGIRRLEARPTADLCIDCKTLAEIREKQMAG from the coding sequence ATGCAAGAAGGGCAAAACCGTAAAACATCGTCCCTGAGTATTCTCGCCATCGCTGGGGTGGAGCCATACCAGGAGAAGCCGGGCGAAGAGTATATGAACGAAGCCCAGCTGCAACATTTTCGCAAGATTCTGGAAGCCTGGCGCAATCAGCTGCGTGATGAAGTTGACCGTACCGTCTCGCATATGCAGGACGAAGCGGCGAACTTCCCGGATCCGGTTGACCGTGCTGCGCAGGAAGAGGAATTCAGCCTTGAACTGCGCAACCGCGACCGCGAGCGTAAGCTGATCAAGAAGATCGAAAAGACGCTGAAGAAAGTTGAAGATGACGACTTCGGCTACTGCGAATCCTGCGGCGTGGAGATCGGCATTCGCCGTCTGGAAGCGCGTCCGACCGCCGATCTTTGTATCGACTGCAAGACGCTGGCAGAAATCCGCGAAAAACAGATGGCTGGCTAA
- the gluQRS gene encoding tRNA glutamyl-Q(34) synthetase GluQRS, with protein MSTHPCIGRFAPSPSGDLHFGSLIAALGSYLNARAQNGRWLVRIEDIDPPREVPGAATRILQQLEHYGLHWDGEVLWQSQRHDAYREALAWLQAHRQSYYCTCTRRRIQQIGGFYDGHCRDRQLGPENAALRLRQHAPVFSFEDRLHGRLSVDARLAQEDFIIHRRDGLFAYNLAVVVDDHFQGVTEIVRGADLIEPTVRQIALYQQFGWPVPDYLHLPLALNLDGNKLSKQNHAPSLPAGDPRPLLVQALRFLGQPVSAGWRDETQEKLLESALSQWNIALIPRENAPKPAEPTTPFLNDSQQAMISR; from the coding sequence GTGTCTACGCATCCCTGCATCGGGCGCTTCGCCCCCTCGCCTTCTGGCGACCTCCATTTCGGCTCGCTGATTGCTGCCCTGGGTAGCTATCTGAACGCGCGCGCGCAAAACGGCCGCTGGCTGGTGCGCATTGAAGATATCGATCCGCCGCGCGAAGTCCCCGGCGCCGCCACCCGTATTCTGCAACAGCTGGAGCACTACGGCCTGCACTGGGACGGCGAGGTGCTGTGGCAGTCGCAGCGTCATGACGCCTATCGCGAGGCGCTGGCCTGGCTGCAGGCGCATCGCCAGAGCTATTACTGCACCTGTACCCGTCGCCGCATCCAGCAGATCGGCGGGTTCTATGACGGTCACTGCCGCGATCGCCAGCTGGGGCCGGAAAATGCTGCGCTGCGCCTGCGCCAGCACGCGCCGGTTTTCAGCTTCGAGGATCGGCTGCACGGCCGCTTATCGGTGGATGCGCGCCTGGCGCAGGAAGATTTTATTATTCATCGTCGCGACGGCCTGTTTGCCTACAACCTTGCGGTGGTGGTCGACGACCATTTTCAGGGCGTGACGGAGATTGTGCGCGGCGCGGATTTGATTGAGCCGACGGTGCGGCAGATTGCGCTCTATCAGCAGTTCGGCTGGCCGGTGCCTGACTATCTGCATTTGCCGCTGGCGCTCAACCTGGACGGCAACAAACTGTCGAAGCAGAATCATGCGCCTTCCCTGCCCGCAGGGGATCCGCGACCGCTGCTGGTGCAGGCGCTGCGCTTTCTGGGGCAGCCCGTTTCGGCAGGCTGGCGGGATGAAACGCAGGAGAAACTGCTGGAAAGCGCCCTCTCGCAGTGGAATATCGCTTTGATACCCCGGGAGAACGCCCCGAAACCGGCTGAGCCGACAACACCATTCCTAAATGATTCGCAACAGGCTATGATTAGCCGCTGA